Below is a window of Paenibacillus bovis DNA.
ATGAATCATGATACGCAGGAATTTCATGGTTGCTTCGTAGTTCTCGAACGGCTCACCGGAGCCCATGATCACGATACTGCTGACACGCTCATTGGTCTCATCCAGGATTTTCTGTGCCTGAACGACTTGGGCTACGATCTCGCCTGCAGTCAGGTTACGCTTCAGTCCACCCAGTGTCGACGCACAGAATGTGCAGCCGATCCGGCAGCCAACCTGTGTTGTTACACAGATACTGTTACCATAGTTGTGACGCATAATAACCGTCTCGATCGCATGATCATCATGCAGGCCGAACAGGAATTTCACTGTACCGTCTTTGGATTGCAGCTTGGTAATTTCGCTCAGTGTTACAAAAGAAAACTGGTCGTTCAGCTTGGCGCGCAGTCCTTTGGAAAGATTCGTCATTTCCTCAAAAGAAGATACACGCTTCACATACAGCCAGTCAAAAATTTGTCCTGCACGGAAAGCAGGCTCGTTATTTTCTTGCACCCATGCCTGGAGATCTTCCAGCGAATAATCATATATAAAGGGTTTCATTGGATTTATCACACCTATTCTTTGGCTCTTATTTTTGTAAGTCATTTTTGATCATTTGCAATACGAGTTACATCGGGTTTACATCTTTACTATTTTAGCACAAAAAAAAGAAAGCCTAAAGAGGTACCCGCCAGCTTCTGCTATTTTAGAGCGAAAGCATTGTCTGACGTACCTGCTGTAGGCCGTTATTGTATATCCGTAGTTGTGCTAAGACCCTATACTAA
It encodes the following:
- the rlmN gene encoding 23S rRNA (adenine(2503)-C(2))-methyltransferase RlmN, whose protein sequence is MKPFIYDYSLEDLQAWVQENNEPAFRAGQIFDWLYVKRVSSFEEMTNLSKGLRAKLNDQFSFVTLSEITKLQSKDGTVKFLFGLHDDHAIETVIMRHNYGNSICVTTQVGCRIGCTFCASTLGGLKRNLTAGEIVAQVVQAQKILDETNERVSSIVIMGSGEPFENYEATMKFLRIMIHEKGLNIGQRHITVSTSGIVPNIYKFADEETQINLAISIHAPNDKLRSKLMPVNRRFPFDDVMKSLHYYMEKTGRRITFEYALIGGVNDRPEHAEELANVLKDMMCHVNLIPVNYVPERNYVRTPRKDIFEFQRILADKGVNVTIRREQGHDIAAACGQLRAKHMESTAR